The following coding sequences lie in one Fusarium poae strain DAOMC 252244 chromosome 1, whole genome shotgun sequence genomic window:
- a CDS encoding hypothetical protein (BUSCO:50715at5125) — MSPGMTLFAIQAVLILSTEDGSRIFAKYFQPPHSAPNAPASASANPYSDVKAQKAFEKGLIEKTAKQTGDIILYDNRIVLYKMESDVMMYVVGSVDENEILLYNTILALRDSLHLLFKQSVDKRTIVENYDLVSLAIDEIVDDGIILETDPTIIVQRVSRAPTQDMPVGRIDLSEQGVNNLAQLGKSKLADWLRQGL, encoded by the exons ATGTCCCCAGGAATGACCCTTTTCGCAATTCAGGCCGTCCTGATCCTCAGTACAGAGGACGGCTCCAGGATATTCGCAAAGTACTTCCAGCCGCCTCACTCAGCACCCAATG CTCCCGCAAGCGCCTCAGCCAACCCCTACTCCGATGTCAAGGCGCAAAAGGCTTTCGAGAAGGGTCTTATTGAGAAGACCGCCAAGCAGACCGGCGACATTATTCTCTACGACAACAGAATTGTGCTGTACAAGATGGAGTCAGATGTCATGATGTACGTCGTTGGTAGTGTCGACGAAAACGAGATTCTACTTTACAACACCATTCTTGCTCTGCGAGACTCTCTCCACCTGCTCTTCAA GCAATCCGTCGATAAGAGAACAATCGTTGAGAACTACGACCTTGTTTCGCTCGCCATTGACGAAATTGTCGACGACGGTATCATTCTCGAGACCGACCCCACCATCATCGTTCAGCGTGTCAGCCGAGCACCCACACAGGATATGCCCGTTGGTCGCATTGACCTTAGTGAACAGGGCGTCAACAACCTGGCGCAGCTAGGAAAGTCGAAACTGGCGGATTGGCTTCGACAGGGTCTGTAA
- a CDS encoding hypothetical protein (BUSCO:27990at5125): METRIVKVPTKGSLGHFRSGNGLAKLDSWEINHENNAALKALEDAAHELRTTDTPVAFPTETVYGLGADATRTLSVKGIYSAKGRPSDNPLISHVCDLDMLRQYIGHTDETQDPIPERYRALIERFWPGPLTILLPNPVPSKLAPEVTAGLKTFGVRMPSSPLALSLIKLAGVPLAAPSANASTKPSPTAAQHVKDDLDGRIELILDGGHCHVGVESTVVDGLCDPPVVLRPGGIGIDELRTCPGWENVTIAYKDKSEEGKAAPRAPGMKYKHYSPKATVVLYESSFKKGGDGIALFDFETASETVNGHTTNGDRKRRKIGVIRTQRWKSGAGLRCANFHHLTDVQAADEQDDSPFQVYEGDLLDDKEQVIGTILDIDLGRGTEGIARGLFAALREFDRRGADTIFVDGIDDKSDIAAAVMNRLRKAASETRD, encoded by the coding sequence ATGGAGACAAGGATAGTCAAAGTCCCTACCAAGGGATCCCTAGGCCATTTCCGATCTGGAAATGGTCTCGCTAAGCTGGACAGTTGGGAGATTAACCATGAGAACAATGCGGCTCTCAAAGCACTGGAGGATGCAGCCCACGAGTTGCGAACCACAGACACACCTGTCGCATTCCCTACCGAGACTGTTTATGGACTCGGCGCAGATGCTACTCGGACACTTTCAGTCAAGGGAATTTATTCTGCAAAGGGAAGACCTTCGGACAACCCTCTCATCTCTCATGTTTGCGACCTGGACATGTTGCGACAGTACATTGGTCACACAGACGAAACTCAAGATCCCATACCAGAGCGTTACAGGGCTTTAATAGAGAGATTCTGGCCCGGACCGTTAACTATTCTACTTCCTAACCCTGTCCCGTCAAAGCTGGCACCTGAAGTGACTGCAGGGCTAAAGACATTTGGTGTACGAATGCCTTCTTCGCCCCTTGCTCTCTCCCTCATCAAGCTTGCCGGTGTACCCCTGGCAGCGCCCTCTGCCAACGCCTCCACCAAGCCTTCACCTACAGCGGCTCAGCACGTAAAGGACGATCTCGATGGAAGAATCGAACTCATTTTGGATGGAGGACACTGCCatgttggtgttgaaagTACTGTAGTGGACGGCTTATGCGATCCTCCTGTTGTACTGCGCCCTGGTGGCATTGGAATCGACGAGCTACGAACCTGCCCTGGCTGGGAAAACGTAACGATAGCCTACAAAGACAAGAGCGAAGAAGGAAAGGCAGCGCCTCGAGCACCAGGAATGAAGTACAAGCATTATAGCCCCAAGGCTACAGTAGTGCTCTATGAGTCAAGTTTCAAAAAGGGGGGTGACGGAATCGCCCTGTTTGACTTCGAGACGGCCAGTGAGACAGTCAATGGCCATACTACAAACGGCGATCgaaagaggagaaagatTGGTGTTATTCGTACTCAACGATGGAAGTCAGGGGCTGGACTCCGATGCGCCAACTTTCACCATCTTACTGACGTTCAAGCCGCCGACGAACAGGATGATTCGCCATTCCAAGTATACGAAGGCGATCTATTAGACGACAAGGAGCAAGTCATAGGAACAATCCTGGATATCGACCTGGGCCGGGGCACTGAAGGGATTGCGCGAGGCCTGTTTGCAGCGCTAAGGGAATTTGATCGAAGAGGCGCAGACACCATTTTCGTGGATGGCATAGATGATAAAAGTGACATCGCAGCGGCGGTCATGAATAGGCTCCGCAAAGCAGCGTCCGAGACTAGAGATTGA
- a CDS encoding hypothetical protein (TransMembrane:8 (i115-133o139-155i364-383o389-415i929-948o963-979i1000-1020o1032-1051i)), giving the protein MQLPWGGRDGPGNDTLLPTSNIPSITGLVGDNTTSKDSDHSQRPRHHARTTSSDARNVADHFSYMTPSEAAANLRTSLTLGLTPNEALTRLGDYGPNEIPHDPPEPLWLRFIKQFQEPLILLLLVSAGTSLLLGNTDDAISITVAVTIVVSVGFIQEYRSEKSIEALNHLVPNHAHLVRGEGKVSPTGKTPTWPPRADDDDSALTPGSVTPVSDILDATSSKVMASQLVPGDLVLFTTGDRIPADIRVTKAADLTIDASNLTGETEPVRVTAEARSRGFGAYGLDKNQLPRPTSLAPAEHGDSHGDGIHNIAYMGTLIKSGHGQGIVFATGGHTHFGTIATSVSGTESPRSPLQLSMDDLGSQLSKASFVVIGLISIVGWLQGKKILEIFTISISLAVAAIPEGLPIIVTVTLALGVHRMARHNAIVRRMPKVETLGSVNVVCTDKTGTLTTNHMTTTRIWYFGAQEPVEVESDNEDVETSLETNQATLRVLRIGNIANDARLAQKYTEHGQAATAVLSSTLGRDQVSTYTRWVGQPTDVAMLDLLDRFKEHDVRASIGPRVSETPFSSERKWMGVTIGSETRGDKEYAYMKGSIEKVLAACDTYLERDGREIVLDSSRRQEAIQAAEAMAVKGLRVLAFASGHVSRASRNKSAARNTPGFDRSESPSSHAPEDIYKNLTFAGLVGMRDPPRPGVGRSIRRLMRGGVKVIMITGDAETTALAIGKQLGMTIAAPMGHTSGQNAVKPVLRGDEVDRMSEADLAQAMQHTTIFARTNPDHKLKIIRALQSRGDIVAMTGDGVNDAPALKKADIGISMGRHGTDVAKEAADMILTDDDFSTILRAIEEGKGIFNNIQNFLTFQLSTSAASLALVFICTCFGFKSPLNAMQILWINIIMDGPPAQSLGVEKVDPDVMTKPPRRRGDPVLTRKLIQRVLTSAAIITVGTMLIYRREMVADGQVTRRDTTMTFTCFVFFDMFNALSCRSESKSILRGEIGVFSNNLFNWAVALSIAGQLLVIYFPWLQETFQTEALGFFDLVRLVFLCSTVFWADELRKYLKYGKRRFGNGYSQAV; this is encoded by the exons ATGCAGCTGCCATGGGGCGGCCGCGACGGTCCGGGAAATGACACCTTGCTGCCGACATCCAATATTCCATCCATTACCGGACTTGTAGGCGACAACACCACTTCCAAGGATAGCGACCATTCGCAACGTCCTCGTCACCATGCCCGAACTACCTCTTCTGATGCACGG AATGTCGCTGATCATTTCTCATACATGACCCCAAGCGAAGCTGCAGCGAATTTACGAACGTCCCTGACCCTTGGTCTCACTCCAAACGAAGCCTTGACCAGACTCGGCGATTATGGTCCCAACGAAATTCCTCACGATCCCCCAGAGCCATTGTGGCTGCGATTCATCAAACAGTTCCAGGAGCCCCTTATCCTGCTCCTCTTGGTATCAGCTGGCACCTCACTCCTTCTAGGAAACACAGATGATGCTATCAGCATCACCGTTGCGGTGACCATTGTTGTGTCTGTCGGATTCATCCAAGAGTACCGTTCCGAGAAGTCTATCGAGGCTCTCAATCATCTTGTGCCGAATCACGCCCATCTGGTCCGGGGTGAGGGCAAGGTGTCGCCAACAGGAAAGACTCCAACATGGCCCCCGCGCGCTGATGACGACGATTCTGCCTTGACTCCTGGCTCTGTTACCCCGGTTAGCGATATTCTGGATGCGACTTCCTCCAAGGTCATGGCTTCACAACTGGTTCCTGGcgatcttgttcttttcaCCACTGGTGATCGCATTCCTGCCGATATCCGCGTTACGAAAGCTGCCGACCTGACAATTGATGCCTCGAATCTTACTGGAGAGACTGAGCCTGTCCGAGTAACGGCTGAAGCGCGCAGCCGTGGCTTTGGTGCGTACGGTCTTGATAAGAATCAGCTGCCACGACCTACATCCCTTGCTCCAGCCGAGCATGGCGATTCTCACGGAGATGGTATTCACAACATTGCGTACATGGGAACGTTGATTAAGTCCGGTCATGGTCAAGGTATTGTCTTTGCGACTGGAGGACATACGCATTTTGGCACCATCGCTACGAGCGTTTCTGGCACCGAGAGCCCGCGTTCTCCACTTCAATTATCGATGGACGATCTCGGTTCGCAGCTCAGCAAAGCTTCATTCGTGGTGATCGGTCTTATCTCGATAGTCGGCTGGCTCCAAGGGAAGAAGATCCTGGAGATTTTTACGATTTCGATTTCACTTGCTGTCGCTGCTATTCCCGAAGGCCTGCCCATCATTGTCACTGTCACCTTGGCTCTTGGAGTGCATCGCATGGCTAGGCACAATGCGATTGTGCGGAGGATGCCGAAGGTCGAGACACTGGGATCTGTAAACGTAGTTTGCACTGACAAAACGG GCACTCTTACTACAAATCATATGACGACTACCCGCATATGGTATTTTGGAGCTCAAGAACCGGTTGAGGTTGAGTCTGATAACGAAGATGTGGAAACCAGTCTGGAAACCAACCAGGCCACTTTGCGTGTGCTACGCATAGGCAACATTGCCAACGATGCGCGGCTTGCTCAAAAGTACACAGAACATGGTCAGGCTGCCACAGCCGTTCTATCTTCTACGCTTGGCCGCGACCAAGTGTCTACTTATACTCGCTGGGTTGGACAACCGACTGATGTTGCCATGCTCGACCTCCTTGATCGCTTCAAAGAGCACGACGTTAGAGCATCCATTGGCCCGCGAGTGAGCGAAACACCTTTCAGCTCGGAAAGAAAGTGGATGGGTGTTACAATTGGCTCAGAAACAAGAGGCGACAAGGAATATGCATACATGAAGGGTTCTATCGAAAAGGTCTTGGCAGCTTGTGACACCTATCTTGAGAGAGACGGAAGAGAGATTGTGCTTGACTCCTCGcgtcgtcaagaagctatTCAAGCTGCTGAAGCCATGGCTGTCAAGGGTCTACGGGTGTTGGCATTCGCAAGTGGCCATGTTTCACGTGCGTCAAGAAACAAGTCTGCCGCACGCAACACTCCTGGTTTTGATCGAAGCGAGagtccttcttctcatgcTCCAGAGGATATCTACAAAAACCTAACTTTTGCCGGTCTTGTTGGCATGCGCGATCCTCCTCGACCTGGAGTTGGGCGTTCAATAAGACGCCTGATGCGAGGCGGTGTCAAGGTGATCATGATTACCGGTGATGCTGAAACTACAGCGCTTGCGATTGGAAAACAATTGGGCATGACTATCGCGGCGCCCATGGGACACACAAGTGGTCAGAATGCTGTGAAGCCTGTCCTGCGCGGTGACGAAGTTGACAGGATGTCCGAAGCGGATCTGGCACAGGCCATGCAACATACAACAATATTTGCACGAACAAACCCGGACCACAAGCTGAAGATTATTCGAGCCCTTCAGTCAAGAGGCGATATCGTTGCCATGACCGGAGATGGTGTCAACGATGCACCGGCACTCAAGAAAGCTGATATTGGTATCTCTATGGGTCGTCATGGGACTGATGTTGCTAAAGAAGCAGCAGATATGATCCTGACAGATGATGACTTTTCTACAATCCTTCGAGCAATCGAGGAGGGTAAAGGtatcttcaacaacatccaAAATTTCCTCACCTTCCAACTCAGCACAAGTGCTGCCAGCTTGGCTCTTGTTTTTATCTGCACCTGCTTCGGCTTCAAGTCCCCCTTGAATGCCATGCAGATTCTATGGATTA ACATCATCATGGATGGCCCACCAGCTCAGTCTCTGGGCGTCGAAAAAGTTGACCCCGACGTGATGACCAAGCCCCCGCGAAGACGAGGAGATCCTGTACTCACGCGAAAGCTTATCCAGCGTGTGCTCACGTCGGCTGCTATCATTACTGTCGGGACAATGCTTATTTACCGCCGTGAGATGGTGGCCGACGGTCAAGTGACTCGACGAGATACCACCATGACATTTACTtgcttcgtcttcttcgacaTGTTCAACGCTTTGAGTTGCCGATCCGAGTCCAAGTCGATCCTCCGGGGCGAAATTGGAGTCTTTTCTAATAACCTGTTTAACTGGGCTGTTGCTCTCAGCATTGCCGGCCAGTTGCTTGTCATCTACTTCCCCTGGCTGCAGGAGACCTTCCAGACTGAAGCTCTTGGGTTTTTCGATCTTGTTCGGCTTGTTTTTCTATGCAGCACGGTGTTTTGGGCGGACGAGCTGCGAAAATATCTTAAGTACGGGAAACGGCGTTTTGGTAATGGATACAGCCAAGCTGTGTGA
- a CDS encoding hypothetical protein (BUSCO:19755at5125), whose translation MFYSETLLQKSGPLARVWLSANLERKLSKTHILQSNVTDSVEAIIMPNQAPMALRLSSQLLLGVVRIYQRKTRYLLDDCNEAMMKIKMAFRSSGNNDMAVNLQAPNREALTLPDKITPYDNFELPPPPDANWLMSQVEDVTTAPIGRKGRVSQRDINLQEDYDNSQFLNDGMAMDDDMIAPLGNIDLELDFGLDDLGLEETALEPEGGRREDRTAAGPDINDSELDFPQKDDQDRAMTLDLPRDDVIIHDGGEDVVMEGMELDFNPDDVSQMPGIAGPEYPPPRISESPLSDIDEDRAAQLEEDHSRYQMADLYEPENEDDHIVRRPAQRAKKQKILTPDEEIALSSNHIKQQQANRDNIIKEAGFLPRDPFLLALMDMQKSGGFVSSIMGDKRSTNWAPELRGILSLDTARGMNELKRKRDSGIADVESDHGANKSPRMLDIGSDTGLGFEGGFGDMSLPPDESRHEIPAEDEMEDEEGVTMMPGFEDTTIALVHPAESGPVSLGTKHVVHQLRDRFGDDAADSPGKRTERAVLFQNLCPRKEATKADATKMFFECLVLATKDAIKVEQGSGLGDDIRIRAKRGLWGAWAEREAGGEMSQDNDARDEPEHAATVTPAVAVSA comes from the exons ATGTTTTATTCAGAGACCTTGCTCCAAAAGAGCGGGCCGCTCGCCCGCGTCTGGCTTTCAGCCAACCTTGAGCGCAAGCTGTCAAAGACACATATTCTTCAGTCCAATGTTACGGACAGTGTAGAGGCCATCATTATGCCTAACCAGGCGCCGATGGCCCTGCGACTTAGCAGTCAGCTACTTCTTGGTGTTGTGCGAATTTACCAGCGAAAGACGCGTTACCTTTTGGATGATTGTAATGAAGCTATGATGAAGATCAAGATG GCTTTCCGATCTTCTGGAAACAACGATATGGCCGTTAACCTCCAGGCCCCCAACCGAGAAGCTTTGACCCTTCCTGACAAGATCACTCCTTACGACAATTTTGAACTACCGCCCCCACCAGATGCGAATTGGCTTATGTCTCAAGTCGAAGACGTTACCACCGCACCAATTGGCCGAAAAGGTCGCGTCAGCCAACGGGACATTAACTTGCAAGAAGATTACGACAACAGTCAGTTTCTCAATGATGGTATGGCCATGGATGACGATATGATCGCCCCATTGGGTAACATCGACCTGGAGCTGGATTTTGGTCTTGATGATCTCGGCCTCGAGGAGACAGCACTCGAACCTGAAGGAGGTCGACGAGAGGATCGCACCGCAGCCGGTCCCGATATTAACGATTCGGAACTTGACTTTCCTCAGAAAGATGACCAAGATCGTGCTATGACTCTCGACCTTCCCAGGGACGACGTCATTATTCATGACGGCGGTGAGGATGTTGTAATGGAGGGCATGGAACTTGACTTCAATCCAGACGACGTCTCTCAGATGCCTGGTATCGCAGGGCCCGAATACCCTCCCCCACGGATCTCCGAATCACCGCTTTCCGATATTGATGAAGATCGGGCCGCACAATTGGAGGAGGACCATTCGAGATATCAAATGGCTGATCTGTATGAGCCCGAAAATGAGGACGACCACATTGTTCGACGACCTGCGCAGCGCGCCAAGAAGCAAAAGATTCTTACTCCTGACGAAGAAATTGCACTTTCGAGCAACCACATCAAGCAACAGCAGGCGAACCgtgacaacatcatcaaggaggCTGGATTCCTCCCCCGTGATCCTTTCCTTTTGGCTTTGATGGATATGCAAAAGAGTGGTGGGTTCGTCTCCTCTATCATGGGCGATAAACGAAGCACGAACTGGGCCCCTGAACTGCGCGGCATTCTTTCGCTTGACACTGCTCGTGGCATGAATGAACTGAAGCGTAAGCGAGACAGCGGAATCGCCGATGTTGAGAGCGATCATGGAGCAAACAAATCACCCCGTATGCTCGATATTGGATCAGACACTGGACTTGGCTTTGAGGGCGGTTTCGGTGACATGAGTCTCCCTCCCGATGAAAGTCGACATGAGATCCCTGCtgaggatgagatggaggatgaagaaggtgTCACTATGATGCCTGGCTTCGAGGACACAACCATTGCTCTTGTCCACCCCGCCGAGAGTGGACCTGTTTCGCTCGGTACCAAGCATGTTGTTCACCAGCTCCGAGACCGATttggtgatgatgctgcCGACAGCCCTGGCAAGCGAACGGAGAGAGCAGTGCTTTTCCAGAACCTTTGCCCTCGAAAAGAGGCTACCAAGGCTGACGCCACCAAGATGTTCTTCGAGTGCCTGGTTCTTGCCACAAAGGACGCCATCAAGGTCGAGCAAGGCTCCGGCCTGGGCGACGACATCCGGATACGCGCCAAGCGTGGACTCTGGGGCGCTTGGGCCGAGAGAGAGGCTGGTGGTGAAATGTCCCAAGACAATGACGCCCGCGATGAGCCTGAGCATGCGGCTACTGTTACCCCCGCGGTTGCCGTTTCAGCATGA
- a CDS encoding hypothetical protein (BUSCO:60125at5125) has product MPPPSQLAIATSSVNRLLKEEASYHKELEQEEANIETLKKKIDSGASDNDENAPYILKQQQTALEETKAVFGPLREKIAAAIEKLEEQLAVSDQLDVPEEQVQQAKETLAKAKATQADA; this is encoded by the exons ATGCCGCCGCCTTCACAACTCGCCATTGCTACAAGCTCCGTCAACCGCCTTCTCAAGGAGGAAGCTTCATACCACAAGGAGCTCGAGCAGGAGGAAGCCAACATCGAaaccttgaagaagaagattgacAGCGGTGCCAGCGACAATGATGAGAACGCTCCGTATATACTCAAGCAGCAG CAAACCGCCCTCGAAGAGACAAAGGCCGTTTTTGGACCCCTACGAGAAAAGATTGCCGCCGCTATCGAGAAGCTAGAGGAACAGCTCGCTGTAAGCGACCAGCTCGACGTACCGGAGGAGCAAGTGCAGCAGGCCAAGGAGACACTGGCAAAGGCCAAGGCCACCCAGGCCGATGCGTAA